One segment of Stappia sp. 28M-7 DNA contains the following:
- a CDS encoding lysophospholipid acyltransferase family protein, which produces MTRGLQILFFLAARVVVLFVLGLNVRRREWLPERGPAVIVANHNSHLDTLVLMCLMPLSKLHLLRPVAAADYFLANKAMAWFSLNILRIIPIVRKPGERKDGAPGADPLAECHAALAAGEILILFPEGSRGEPEKMVALKKGIAHLAEKNPHAPVVPVFTHGLGKALPKGSFLLVPFFCDIFVGEPIRWPGDRTAFMETLAQRFAGLSSEKTFASWE; this is translated from the coding sequence ATGACGCGAGGGCTGCAGATCCTCTTCTTCCTGGCAGCGCGAGTCGTCGTGCTGTTCGTGCTCGGACTGAACGTGCGCCGGCGCGAATGGCTGCCTGAACGCGGGCCGGCGGTGATCGTTGCCAACCACAACAGCCATCTCGACACATTGGTGCTGATGTGCCTGATGCCGCTGTCGAAACTGCATCTGCTGCGCCCGGTCGCCGCCGCCGACTACTTCCTCGCCAACAAGGCGATGGCCTGGTTCTCGCTCAATATCCTGCGCATCATTCCGATCGTCCGCAAACCGGGCGAACGCAAGGACGGCGCGCCCGGCGCCGACCCGCTGGCCGAGTGCCATGCGGCGCTGGCCGCCGGCGAGATTCTGATCCTGTTTCCCGAAGGCAGCCGGGGCGAGCCGGAGAAGATGGTCGCCCTCAAGAAGGGCATTGCCCATCTTGCCGAGAAGAACCCGCACGCCCCCGTCGTGCCGGTCTTCACCCACGGGCTCGGCAAGGCACTGCCGAAGGGGTCGTTCCTGCTGGTGCCGTTCTTCTGCGACATCTTCGTCGGCGAGCCGATCCGTTGGCCCGGCGACCGCACAGCCTTCATGGAGACGCTGGCCCAGCGCTTTGCCGGGCTCTCCTCGGAGAAGACCTTTGCGTCCTGGGAGTAG
- a CDS encoding Ig-like domain-containing protein, whose protein sequence is MKTTGFVFAATVLAGCIFASSVHAACTGSNGRGWGRGNGAGSFQMTAADKSCRIGFTNVINDRTKTSVPANKVSVTRAPKNGKVQVTGKGLVYTPAKGFKGSDSFCTKNTTPKAPGVVLSGCITVAVR, encoded by the coding sequence ATGAAGACGACCGGATTTGTTTTTGCAGCGACGGTCCTTGCCGGCTGCATCTTCGCTTCGTCGGTGCATGCCGCCTGCACCGGATCCAACGGCCGGGGATGGGGGCGCGGCAACGGGGCCGGCAGCTTCCAGATGACGGCAGCCGACAAGTCGTGTCGGATCGGCTTTACCAATGTCATCAACGACCGGACGAAAACCAGCGTCCCGGCCAACAAGGTGTCGGTGACGCGTGCCCCGAAGAACGGCAAGGTGCAGGTCACCGGGAAGGGGCTCGTCTACACGCCGGCCAAGGGCTTCAAGGGGAGCGACTCGTTCTGCACGAAAAACACCACGCCCAAGGCCCCTGGTGTCGTGCTGTCGGGGTGCATCACCGTCGCCGTGCGCTGA
- a CDS encoding phosphatidate cytidylyltransferase, with protein MNLITNMTPLHLAIAGIWGILILASIVVFALKRLQPARDHSELVSRTVSWWGMIALFTAAFLLSPTLSIVLFALVSFLAFKEYLSMIPTRRADRRVLFWAYLSIPVQYYWVADGWYGMFAVFIPVYMFLFLPFSMLMTQQTEGFLKAIGTLNWGLMLCVFSLSHAAFLLVLPVIGNTDPQAGAGLLLYLVFLTQFNDVAQYTWGRLFGRKPIVPVVSPKKTWEGFLGGLLTTTVAAVLVAPLVAPFDWQQAAASGLMIAAAGFVGDVTVSAVKRDLGVKDTGSLIPGHGGIMDRIDSLTFTAPLFFHFVRYFHA; from the coding sequence GTGAACCTGATCACCAACATGACGCCGCTGCATCTGGCCATCGCCGGCATCTGGGGGATCCTGATCCTTGCCAGCATCGTCGTCTTCGCGCTGAAGCGCTTGCAGCCCGCCCGCGACCACTCCGAACTGGTGAGCCGCACGGTGAGCTGGTGGGGCATGATCGCCCTGTTCACCGCCGCCTTCCTGCTGAGCCCGACACTCTCCATCGTGCTGTTCGCGCTGGTGAGCTTCCTCGCCTTCAAGGAATACCTGTCGATGATCCCGACGCGCCGGGCCGACAGGCGGGTGCTGTTCTGGGCCTACCTGTCGATCCCGGTCCAGTATTACTGGGTGGCCGACGGCTGGTACGGCATGTTCGCTGTGTTCATCCCGGTTTACATGTTCCTGTTCCTGCCCTTCTCCATGCTGATGACGCAGCAGACCGAGGGCTTCCTGAAGGCCATCGGCACGCTCAACTGGGGCCTCATGCTCTGCGTCTTCTCGCTGAGCCATGCCGCCTTCCTGCTGGTGCTGCCGGTGATCGGCAACACGGATCCGCAGGCAGGCGCCGGTCTGTTGCTCTATCTGGTCTTCCTGACCCAGTTCAACGACGTCGCCCAGTACACCTGGGGCCGCCTGTTCGGTAGAAAGCCCATCGTCCCCGTCGTCAGTCCGAAGAAGACCTGGGAGGGCTTCCTCGGCGGCCTGCTCACGACGACGGTGGCGGCGGTTCTCGTCGCACCGCTGGTCGCGCCTTTCGACTGGCAGCAGGCCGCGGCCAGCGGGCTGATGATCGCAGCCGCCGGCTTTGTCGGCGACGTCACCGTCTCGGCCGTGAAGCGCGATCTCGGCGTCAAGGACACCGGCTCGCTGATCCCCGGGCATGGCGGCATCATGGACCGGATCGACAGCCTGACCTTTACCGCGCCGCTGTTCTTCCACTTCGTGCGCTACTTCCACGCGTGA